ATACCAATTTCGCCACTCTCGCAAATTCATTATTAAATTTTTAAATGGTGAGCCATACTGGGATCGAACCAGTGACACCTTGATTAAAAGTCAAGTGCTCTACCGACTGAGCTAATGGCTCATTATTAATGGGGTGACTGACGGGACTTGAACCCGCGACAACCAGTGCCACAAACTGGCGCTCTACCAACTGAACTACAGTCACCATATATCTATAAAAATTTATCCTTATAAATAAAATGGAGCGGGAGACGAGGGTCGAACTCGCGACATTCAGCTTGGAAGGCTGACGCTCTACCAACTGAGCTACTCCCGCAAAATCTATAATGGTCGGTGTAGTAGGATTTGAACCTACGACCCCCTGCTCCCAAGGCAGGTGCGCTACCGAGCTGCGCTATACACCGCTCTAAAGAATAACCTTTATCTTCCAATTACTCTCAGACAAGAAATATAATATCATAAATTAAAATGAATGTCAACACTTTTTTTACGATAATTTCATTTTTTCTTGAATTTTTTGTCTAAATCCAGTCTTTTAGCTTATTTTATACATATTTTCAACTAAAATAGGGGCTATCTCATAAAGTAAATAAAATTACTAAATCATAAATTTATATATTTTACTATATTTATAAAATCAATAAAAATAATATCTGTTGATTTTTAAAAATATATAACATTTATGTTAGTGAAATTATTTTTGACTTATGAGACACCCTCACATATATCTATTATTTTTTTACTAATGTTACACTTACTTCAGAATCTTCCAATGCACTCCCATTAATAAAATTTCTTCCATCAAAATGTAAAATATCTCCTGGTGCTAAAACATGCTTTTCAGTTTCATTCAGGAACATTTCCATTTTCCCTTTCAGGACTATAAAAATAATTTCTTCGTTTTCGTGATTGTGCTTAGCTATTTTTTCATCCTTTTTCAAAATTTTCTTTACTAATTTAAAATTTTCTCCAGTAAACAATAATCCTGCCTCATTTTTTACATTTCCAAACATTTTTCTCTCCCATTTTATATTCTACTTAGTTTTTTTACTTTTGTACAAATTTTCTAACAATTCTTCATTGCTTTTATATTTTTTTACAAGCTCAATTAAGTTTCTCATCCCTTCAACATCTGACATTTCACTCAGTTCTCTCCGTAACTTCCAGATTTTTTCCAGATTTTCTTTTGGAATTAACAGTTCTTCACGTCTTGTCCCACTTTTTAGTGCATCAATTGCTGGAAATATTCTTAGCTGCTCAAGTGTTCGGCTTAAAATAATTTCCATATTTCCTGTCCCTTTAAATTCTTCGAAAATTACTTCATCCATTCTGCTTCCCGTTTCAATAAGGGCAGTTGCAATAATTGTCAAACTTCCACCTTTTTTTATATTTCTGGCTGCTCCTAAAAATCTTTTTGGATAATAAAGGGCATTTGGATCAATTCCCCCTGAAATTAATTTCCCGCTGGACGGAATAGTTATGTTATATGAACGTGCTAATCTTGTCAGGCTGTCCATCAGAATTAATATGTCCTTCCCACGTTCCACTTGTCTTTTTGCCATTTGCAGCACATTTTCAGTAACTTCTGTGTGTACCCTCGGATCTTCATCAAAAGTCGCCGAATACACTTCTGCATCTTTTACATTTTCCTTAATGTCCGTAACTTCCTCAGGACGCTCATCAATTAACAAAATCCATACATCAATTTCTGGATTATATTTTATAATATCATTTGCAAGTGTGGAAAGAAGTACAGTTTTCCCAGCTTTTGGCGGTGCAACTATAAGCCCCCTCTGCCCTTTTCCAATCGGCGAAATTAAATCAATAATCCTTGAAGAGATTTCTCCGCTTCCCAAATTTAGCTTTTCATCTGGATACGATGGAACTAAATCATCAAAATATGGACGTTCCAGTGATTTTTCAGGTAAATCCCCATTTACTAGCAACACTTTTAAAATCCCATAATTTTTTTCTGTTCCAATCGGAATTCTCAGTTCCCCAAATACAATATCTTCATTTCTTAAGAAAAATCTTTTTATTTGAGAAATTGAAACATAAACATCGGGGCCAATTGAAGTATCTCTTAAAAAACCATAATTTCCGTCACCAATTACATCCAGTTTCCCAAATCCATAAGTTTTTCCTCTTTCCTTCCCTTTTTCAATCAAAATTGCATTTATTAATTCAAGTTTTGACATTCCTGAAAAATTTTCAATTTTGTATTCCTTTGCCATTTTTTTTAGTTTAGTCACATTTTGCGAAAGAATATCCTTTATCATTTCCTCTTCAGAACTCAAATTTTCTGAACTATTTTTTTTAACTGTTTCCTCTTCTTTTTCAATTTGTTTTTTTTCTTCCAAGTTTTCGCTAATTTCCGTAACCTCCTTTGATTCAGACGCTTTTGGACGTCCTCTTTTCTTTTTTGCAGGTTCAATCTGCTCTTGCTGTTTTTTCCTCGTTTCTATTTCTACTTCCTTTTCTTTCTTCGTCATTTATTCCTCCACCAACTCTCCATATAATGTCCATGTTTTTGCATCATAAATTCTTGTATTTACAAATTGTCCTTTTAAATCTTTTCTGTCACTTTTAAATAAAACTATTTTATGTGTCGAACTTCT
The window above is part of the Leptotrichia trevisanii DSM 22070 genome. Proteins encoded here:
- the rho gene encoding transcription termination factor Rho; the protein is MTKKEKEVEIETRKKQQEQIEPAKKKRGRPKASESKEVTEISENLEEKKQIEKEEETVKKNSSENLSSEEEMIKDILSQNVTKLKKMAKEYKIENFSGMSKLELINAILIEKGKERGKTYGFGKLDVIGDGNYGFLRDTSIGPDVYVSISQIKRFFLRNEDIVFGELRIPIGTEKNYGILKVLLVNGDLPEKSLERPYFDDLVPSYPDEKLNLGSGEISSRIIDLISPIGKGQRGLIVAPPKAGKTVLLSTLANDIIKYNPEIDVWILLIDERPEEVTDIKENVKDAEVYSATFDEDPRVHTEVTENVLQMAKRQVERGKDILILMDSLTRLARSYNITIPSSGKLISGGIDPNALYYPKRFLGAARNIKKGGSLTIIATALIETGSRMDEVIFEEFKGTGNMEIILSRTLEQLRIFPAIDALKSGTRREELLIPKENLEKIWKLRRELSEMSDVEGMRNLIELVKKYKSNEELLENLYKSKKTK
- a CDS encoding cupin domain-containing protein, whose product is MFGNVKNEAGLLFTGENFKLVKKILKKDEKIAKHNHENEEIIFIVLKGKMEMFLNETEKHVLAPGDILHFDGRNFINGSALEDSEVSVTLVKK